The following are from one region of the Dreissena polymorpha isolate Duluth1 chromosome 2, UMN_Dpol_1.0, whole genome shotgun sequence genome:
- the LOC127868671 gene encoding ER lumen protein-retaining receptor 2-like yields MVFWGVPNIFRLVGDMSHALAIIILFMKMWKSRSVAGISGKSQILFAIVCTSRYLDLFTAFVPIYNTALKIFFIGTSYVTVYLIYQHFKRTYDSTHDTFRVEFLIVPVCGMAVLVNHEFTTLEIMWTFSIYLESVAILPQLFMVIKIGETESIVSFYLFVLGSYRALYILNWIYRYYFEGFYDMIAVVAGCVQTILFGAGGFFIHFHLHRIRGLYANACPLADDLHRHCIDRKMPQTNHLPKEEECISNCYPVSAPNDSVSDASDDQTVLM; encoded by the exons ATGGTGTTTTGGGGCGTGCCAAATATTTTCCGACTTGTTGGAGATATGAGTCATGCATTGGCCATTATTATCCTGTTCATGAAAATGTGGAAATCAAGATCAGTCGCAG GTATTTCTGGCAAAAGTCAAATACTGTTTGCCATTGTTTGTACATCAAGATATCTGGACTTATTCACAGCGTTTGTTCCTATCTACAACACGGCATTGAAAATCTTTTTTATTGGAACATCGTACGTGACTGTGTACCTAATTTACCAACATTTCAAGCGAACCTACGACTCAACACATGACACATTTAGAGTGGAGTTTCTGATTGTGCCAGTGTGTGGCATGGCCGTCCTTGTCAACCATGAGTTTACAACACTTGAG ATTATGTGGACATTCTCCATTTACCTGGAGTCGGTTGCCATACTTCCCCAGCTGTTTATGGTGATCAAAATTGGAGAGACAGAAAGCATCGTCAGCTTTTACCTGTTTGTCCTGGGTTCGTACCGAGCACTATATATCCTAAACTGGATATACAGATACTACTTTGAGGGATTCTACGACATGATCGCTGTTGTTGCTGGATGTGTTCAAACAATACTCTTTGGAGCAGGtggattttttattcattttcacttACATCGTATTCGTGGATTGTACGCCAACGCCTGTCCACTGGCTGATGATTTACATCGCCATTGCATTGACCGC aaaatgcCACAAACAAATCATTTACCAAAAGAAGAAGAATGCATATCCAACTGCTATCCAGTATCGGCTCCAAATGATAGTGTTTCAGATGCGAGTGACGACCAAACAGTGTTAATGTAA